The following is a genomic window from Malus sylvestris chromosome 12, drMalSylv7.2, whole genome shotgun sequence.
aaaaaaaacaatttatgggTGCAGGAAAAAGATTAATGGTGACCAAACAACTTTTCTAAATACAGTAAGTATTCTCTTATTTTCATACGGAAGTATACTGTAAATTCAAATTGCATGCAATtttcaaatataaataaaattgcatttttttgtcatttttataaGCATCACACCCGTCTCAAAGTACAAAGGTCGAAGTACAAGATTAAAGTAACATTTCTTACTATTTAATTTTGTAAACATGATTACAATTTGTTACCTCAAACTTGACAAATTATTTATCTTTCAGTATTTTAAAAGTAACTGGAGTAAAAGTATTTCCGTGAGAAAATTGTCAAAGTTAAAGGTATTTAGGTTGAATTGATTACAACCTTTATATTTGGGATTGTGCATTATAGTTAGACTTCTTATTTTATCATCATTTCTTGCAGATTAACCATGAAAATCTAAAGCATCAAGTGCAAGCAAATGGGTGGCAAGCATGGCTTTGATTTCACACGTAGACACTATGTTTACATATGTACATGTTGTCCATATTTTGATTTGCTTCATATATTAGGAGTTCATCCCTAGCTAGCCTATAACTTTGACTGAAAACTTATGAatatgaaatttttaatttaaggaCTTGGGTAGATATTTGACATTttgcatgagagagagagggagaaattTATTATGTTCTCCAttttgtgtttttccttttatttcacTTATTGGGTCCAACCTTCATGTTGTTCATACCGTAATAATCagcaagcaaaaaaaaaaaaagtggaatgGTTAGTGTGCAAttcataaatttcattttttctatACAATGGACGGGTGCAAAAAATACTAAGTTAGATGattgaaaataataagaaattgTTGTGATGGACACACATCCACAATTTATAAAATAGTCACTTAAGAAATGTAATAATATCTAAAACAACACATCTTTGGGACGCGTAGCGTCCGTGATGCCTCTCGCACGCACGTGCAGAGAGGCTACATTGTAGGACTGAAGCGTCACGTAATAGTTGTACTCAAAAGTGATTCCACATAATTTGGCGCGTTGCATTGATTTGAGAACACGTGGTAAAGCAAAAAGTGGAAAACGCATAGCGAAAGGAATATGAAAGGAACGTTGAATTTAGTTCGGTTTGTGCCCACCAACCAAACAGCCAACGAGAAAAAACTTCCCTTCCCTTCGTACCAAGCCGTCTTCAATTTGATCGCTCAGGTCAGTCAGCCTTGTCGCCGCCGTCGTCACCACCATGTGGCGCTCTCTCTGGCGCTCCATCGACCGCTTCTCGCTCCAGTACTTCAAGTAAGTTCCCCGTTTTTCTCTCTCCAAATTTTCAACTTCTACATTCACTCCCAGTTTCGTAAATTAGGGTTCTACACTACTCGTTAGACTAGTTCCTCATTTATTTTAAACAATTGTGAGCAACCGAAATAGTCGATTTTGGGTATTTTAATTCAACTTCCCTGAAAGTATATGGAAAACGAATTTTGGATATGGTTGTAGTTTGATTTACATTTGAAGGTATAGGGAATAGAGAGTGTTGGGTGAATTTTAATATAGATACTTGTCCTGTAACCGGATTCAGAACTCGATTTTTGGGAATGTGGAGGTAATGCCTACATTGTATCAATTTATAGATTGAGGGCTTACAGAGTGGTGGGTGAATTTTAGTTACTTGTTCGGTTGCCAATTTGAAAACCTTATTTCTCGAAAAGTGGAGGTAATGGGTAACAATGTCTGCTGTGCATCTACTATTTAGTAGTGGACTGAAGTTTTGTCCTAAGAGTGTATCTCATTGTTTCGTAGGCATCCTCATCATCATAATCGTCATCAAGTATTTTTACTAATACTTCTTTTTATGCTGTTATCGAAATAGGTATGTAATCAATGAACTGCGgaagatcaaagttgtggacGGGCATAACAGGGTAACTTGTTTGACTTTCCTCTTGTTTCATTCAGTTTAATATGCCTCACCTTCCCCTCATGTGACTCTCTACCAGGAACTAGTCATAGATTTATTACAGTCCATAGTGGAGCTAGTTACTTATGGCGATAGACAAGACCCATCGATTTTCGAGTATGAACTGTTGTTCATGGTAAAGCTTCTATATTGGTACgccttttattttcttgttcatattttaattgttaCTTTTAACTTATATGCAGATATTTTATGGAATACCAAGTTTTATCAGAATTTGTTCGTGTGCTAAAGATCAGTAGAAATTCAAGAATTGAGGCACCGTTGCTTCAGTACCTGAGTATAATGATTCAAAACATGAATAGTGACATTTCAATTTGTAAGATTCTAAATGCAGTTAATCAATATCTAAGATTAGTCCTCCAATTTTTAGGTTACCAAAGATTTGGTAGCTGCAACCATGGTGGAAATCAGTTCCAAACATGCCTTCTCCTgaatttctatttttatttttcattaattgtgcCATTGTTAAGCTTATTGCTTGTACTTATTGGTGATCTGTTGATGGTTTTTTTGATGCAGATTATTGTTTTAGCAATGACTACATCAACAATATTATAGGACACAAGTTTGAATTTGGAGGAGATCTAGCGTTATATTATGTTTCCTTTttgaggtctctctctctctctctctctctacattcaCGTTCAatacatgcatacatacatatacatacacatacatacatacatacatacatatatacatacatatatacatacatacatatacatatatataactcTTATTTGCTAAAGCAGTTGTGATGCAGTTTTAGCTTGATTTTGTCATTACTTGTGAAGTTTATTATTCTCCTGATTCCCCCGTCTCTCTCTACTCAGAGCAGTGGGcaataaattaaacaaagataCACTTTGCCTTCTTCTGAAGGTTCACGGGGTAAGTTAAAGTTTATTGTGTACATTTTTGGTACAAGTCATGATTTACTTGATAGATGCAGTTCTGTCTGCAGTGGCAGTCGAAATCGTATTTGTATCCTGCGtaccattggtaatggatgtGAAAACATTGTTTAAAGTACACTTTCAGTGGGTTCCTACTatttaagaaacaaaaaaagtttTGGCCTCAGGGTTGAGCCTGTTAGACTAGAGCATGCAGATGGCTTCGTGTGTTCTATGTTCTCCAAGTGGTTTCTGGCAGGGCCATCAAGGCTTAGGCCAGTCCTTGTCAGCATTTCTGATTGTCTTGTGTGGACCCTGGGGAACTGTAACGCCTTTCCTCTTTTCGAGGCATCTTATCCGTTCTTTTCATCATCATCTAGGCTTGCATAatctattttaaattttttagtttatttatttatttataatttatgttgtttttataAGGGGAGAAGCAATAATGAGTTACAAGAAATGACAGTCACTGTTTCATACCGTGATCAATAATTAAAGGATGGTCTCTACTTTATTGCTGCATTTATTTAGCTTAAGTGTGCATGCCTAGATGCATGGCCCCTAATTAATTTTTTCGTGTCCATGTCTCCCTCCAATTGCAGGATGCTGTAGCGTCATTTCCCCTGTATGAAGAGGCTCTCAAATTTGCCCACCATGGGGATAAGATGATTCAGACAGCTATTCGTGCATTAAATCTCAGTATATATAATGGTATGCTGctattatctttcttttttcttccctttctaATCTGCTAACAGAAGAGACTCATGAGATTTTGGGTTGTAGTTACATTTTCCGTAATTGGAAACAGTATTTTTTTTGGTCGTGCAGCTAGTGATGATATGGTTTATCAATATATAACAACTCCTCCAGTCTCAAGGTATTTCTCAGATATGGTTTCAAGCTTAAGCAAGAAGTTCTTTCATCTAGATGCCCTTGTCCACGATGCAGAGTATGTGTACTTCAATTTGGTAAAATGAGATTTAGGTACTATGCATCTGGAAGGCTGAATGGTTAATTATTGATGCAGGATGCGTACACgtcaaaagaaagaagaaatacTTTTGGAAACTGATAAGATAGTCGATGATCTGTATTACTTGAAGGACATACTTGGTATTGGCGAGTCTCGTTTGAGTAGAGCAGTTACTGAAAATCTTCTCAGAATATTAATCGTTCCCATATTACTCCCATTACTGCAGATGGGGCAGAGTAATGTAAGATGTTCTTCCTTGTATCTGCTTCATTCGCTTTCTTATCAGCATGAGAAATACTTTTTGTTGGTAGATAGTTCCTATTGGAAAACCTAGAATTGCGTATGTCCACATTACATTTTGGGAAATAATTTCTGCACATCCTTTTTTGTCTCATGCACACACCACTTTTTGAAACCACTTAACAAATGTATCACAAAAAACAATGGTCAAGCATTGCTAATTCAATGTTAAGCTGCATTTGTTGTACTGTACATGCTACATAGTACTATGATATACTTTTTCTATATGCTGTATTCATTCAGCATTTCATTTATGATTCAGGGCTCAAATCTGTCTGCAGTTACGTCTTTCTATACTatttcttgtcttcttcaagTCATTGGTGGAAAAGGCATATTCAACTTTGTCGCCGAAGTTATTTTATATCCTCATATGACCTCAAGTGTGAGAGATGCTGTTCAAAGGGACTCAACTGAGAGCGATGGTCATGCTAAATCTATATTGAGTGAAATGGGAATAGTATCTTCTAGTCATGAGACTGAAGGAGCAGAAAATAATAGCCTCCTTACTGATACTGTCTCTATCAAAAGGTTGTTACTTTTCTGTTTTAGTTCGTATAACCTCCTTTCCAGAAAGAGAGAGTAAAGAAATGAGAGAAACGTAGTTTCTTTCTCAATATTTTGGGCAGTGGTGCTGGAATACTAagactaaaaaatcaatctgtTCACATTTCACTAAATTAGTTAAATGGTCAATTAATGTTCTTTTATATCAAAGAGTGATGACAATTGATAATTATTTCATACATTTTGATGTATTATGAAATTTTTTcctgatgcaggagtggaataCTAGCACATATTTTCTCCGAGAATCATAGTCTATTGCTAGCATCACTATTCTTGTTGTTTATTTTAGCAGAAACAAAAGGTACTAATTTAGAATCTGCTGTTGTACAGAAGACATAACTTCAACGCATCGGTCTGATAGCCGCTTTGAAATTGACTGAGTTTGTTCATATCTttaatttgtcttttcattgATGCAGATCTTCATCCTTTGCTGGCTCAAATGACTGGATTAAGTGGAATGCAATATATGATTGTGAGTTAATAActtcaatttttcaatgtgcGCTTTATATATTCTGTAATTTCCAGCTGGTAATAAGTGAGTACTGAGTTTACTGACTAATAAAACAAAGTTACTGTATATTAGTTTTATGCATGATGGTGATTTATGCTTATTCTGCGTATTATGTATTTTCCGTTGCATTCAAAGACCTTTACATtgaatttcattttcaatttttgaaactTCTGTGTTAACAACCATTTCTCCATTTAATGCATACATTTCTTGGCATTTTTGTTGAATGTTCTGCATTTGCTAGTTTTGTATATGCAATTTGAATATTCATTTTACTTTATTCCACCGTTTTGAAACACTTTGGAAATATATTGACAAATTTCCATTTCATATCTTGACAGGATGTGGATGGTAGTATTGGAAATCTCCTATGGAAACATATGGATGTGGTACAGTgactttttattaattattgtttatttaaatatatatcTTCACTTATTGGTCATTTTAGGTCAGCAGTTTGACTATTTAAAATTTTACCCTTGTGGCTTTCAGTGTCGTGATGAACTGAATTTTCATTTTACAGATTTTAAATGCATTATTGAAGGTTTTAGCAAGTCAACCACCTTACTCTATACTAATACAATGGCATACAGGGTGGTTCTTGCGGAAGCTTTTGATTTGTCAAGGAAAAGGGCTTAGTGATCATAATTTCCAGCTATTCAATGTAAGGATTCAACTGATTTGGTAGAAGCACTTGTATATTATTCTACACTCGTGTCAGAAATCATGccaaaatgaaatggataatTATTCGTATTTTCTTGGTAAGACTGGAAACGACTGGTAAGTGGTTGAGCTTTCTAAAGAAGGAATAGTACCACATCAACCCTTCGAGGGCCTAGCTTTGGTAGAACACTGTATGGTGGGAACCGTGGGATTCTATATATTCAAAGTAAAAAGTTGATAGATGGTAAAATTGGGGTTACAGATAGATAGGTCTGTtagtttaaaattcaaaattgctGTATAGGACTGTAAGAAGACATATAATGATGATTGCCTATTAGAATTGTTATGTAGCTAATAAATGTAAGTGTAAATGGAGTTTGAAGAACACTGTCTGACCTTTCTGAGGTAAGAGTAAAAAGCAAGCTCTGAAGTGCACATTTACTATTTCGTATGATCTAGTAGTATATTATGTGGTGTAGTGTAAATGTGTCTCATACTTTCTaaagttttatattttctaGTTTGTGTGGACAGACCTCATATCAGCAGTCCCGTGAATGTCTTCAGAAAGAACTTGATGGATGCTGGTTTGATCATATACCAGAGGCTTTCAGAAATGAATGGGCAAACTGTAAAGCAGGTAGGCTGGGGGAGGGGGGATATGGTTTCTTCTTGGGATGGTGATAGTTTAGTTCCATTGTTCCCAAAAGATTAAGCTGTTAGGATGTAGACCAACATTATTTCATATTATACCATCTCCCCCTACTGAAACCTACATGGAGTCCAATAGAATCAGTGAACTTGCAGTTGCAGGGGTTTGCACTCAAGATCTTGTTATATTtccataatattttttttattgtttcaatACTATTGACAAAAGCTAAAACTGTTAAGATTAGGCTAAAAATCGTTTTATACTCTAAAAAAATCtctaacatgtgtggagatcaTTATAAGTTTAGAGGTTGAAATAGCCGGATTTGAACTGAGGATCTCTCACTCTCATATCATGTGAAGTTTTAGTGGTTTCTCAATGTTCCCAATAGTTGTTAGGATGTGAGTTGGTTTCTaacataggaaaaaaaattacattacCTATTTGATATGGAAGATGGAACTACTTAGTAAATTCAGTTTATCTATTTTCGAACATACAGCTCTTCAGGAAGCATCCCAATGTAAAGATCCTTTTTTTGTTCTTGAGCTTGATGTTAGCCAACAAACTACTGATGGTACATCTTTTCTCtgtattattgaaaaaatttgtTTATGGATTGTACTTCTCTTGTCGGAAAGCTTCAGAAAGGGTTTAGAGAGAAATAAATTTATGTGCATATTGCAGGTGATGCAACTTCATACTGTGCTTGGCAGAGGATGGTTGACAATGTGAAGGTAAATGCCATCATTAGTATCAGTTTTTAACATCTCTTCTAATGTTGTACTAGtagtctctctttctctctctcggctGGTCTTCCTTGATTGACCACTTCTAGTTTTTATGTTGATATTTCATTGAAGGTTCCCTTGGTTTACTTTTAGGTTTTTATTCTCCATCTTCAACTTAAATCAACAATTTCCAAAGGAGAATTGCTTGAAGAGCCCTTGCTGGACAGCAGTGCAATTGCTGATTCTAGTAATACGCATGCTTCAAATGGTGCGTCTGCAAGCTTTGGGTCGGAGGTTGGTTTAGGTGGGTATTATCCAGTAAAAGTTGAATATTTCcaggatctctctctctcaatgtgtgtgtgtgtgtgtgttttgaaTTCTTACTTCCCACAACTTTCTGCAGGATCTGGAATTTCATGTAGAATTTCATTTTCCAAAGCTGGAATCAGGGATATCTACCTGATACCTGTGGCAAAGAAAACATCTGGAAAAGTGATTCTTGCAGAGAAGCATCCTTTCCGCAGTCAACGAGGAATTGTACTTGCTATTGCACCATTGGCTGGTTTAATTGTAAGTTAAAAAAATAGACATATGCTTTGCTTCTAGTCCTGGCTAGTTTCATGTATCGGCATTAAGTCAACTCTAAAATTCTAGATTTTAGTGTGAGAGGTCAATTAAACTGATTTAGTTATGATACTCACATTGATCAATTGTGTCAACTAGGCTTATGGGTATGGCCAGTTTTCTTGGTGGGTCTTGCGCCATTGTAGATTAGAGTCCAATTGCGTATTGAAAAATTCTTGTTTATGACAACAGGCTTGAAATAGAGTTCTACAAATGTGCCTTGTCTATCTTATAGGAAATAAGTTTTTCGAGTTTCATATTGAACAAAAGACAATGTAGTAATACGAAGAAGCTGACAGTCGCAAAATTGGGGTGAAATATGGAAAAAGAAGTGATAGTAAAATTGACAACGTAGTGTTAGGGGAGCTTGaaattcttttgatttttgtagatcttctttcttttttctctgtCATTATTTTTCTACATAGTTAATATGGTTTCTCACTTGAAACAGCCAAAAATAGATGAGGATCACCCGACATGGTTGCATCTTCAGATAAGAGAGTTTGAACCAAAACTCTACAAAAGTAGAGTTAGAGGCCATCGTTCGGGGAAGTCCAATCATGTGGCTGATGGGAGATGGACACTTGGTTTTCCAAATGCCAAAGCTTGCGAAGCTGCTCGATTGTCAATACTTGAGGAAACCAGGAAGCAAAGATCCTCTGTCGAGAGTGTACTTGCTCCTCTCCTGCAGAATAGTTGTCTCGGAAATTTATCAGAGAGCGAAGATGAGTGAAGCTGTTATTTGCGTCGTTGTAAGTTAGCTTGCCAACAATCTCAGTTGAGTTCTGTGtctttcttctctcctttttctttcaaattttgttaCTGTCACCTAAAGGGGTTGTACTCACAGTAGTCGTTTATAATATTAGATCAGTACTGATCACCAAATGTGTTGGCAATTAAGGGCTTCGTTGTATTAATTTTCTCAATAATAATGTTAATAAGATTTGGATTTTCTAGCTTTAGTACGAGAGCACTTAAGAGCTAAAATGACTTTCAAATAACCAAAAGCACTTTATGTTTCGATCCATTCCGATATCATCGTCAGCCGGGATGGTTAAGAACTTAATCTTGTAGGCAAGAGGCTATCGGACACCGCCGATTATCTTCGTTCTTCCATGGCAATGCGCACAATGAACCTTTTAGGCACGATTGTTAACTTTCTGGTTTTTTTCATCGTCATTCTAAACACaaattttctaattgattcttaaACAATTCGTTTGGTGATGTTTTCTAATCGATACTTAATGATTCGAGCCTTCCTCTTAAACCCAATAGCCACTACATCTCAGGTTCAAACCCTTTCCTCTCCTCTAATAGTAGTTTAGAGTAGAAACATCATTTTGAGCTTGAGACATTTTCTAAAATTGGGACGAGAATTAGCACTATTAAACCAAGAGCTGGTTAACGGGGTTAACTTTTCACTTTATGGTGAAATGAAAGGGCTTTGGCAAAGTAACTTGCTCTAGTTGAATGCAGCCTTAGCTAATCAGAATACCTTAGCAAAAACCCAAATGTACATAATTGCTGCAATCAAATGCAGGAAAAGCCGTGCTTTTAGTGATCAGAACTCAATTGGACACCACTTATCCGAAGCACATTAGTGCACCAAAAGCTCGTGCTTTGATGCTTGTACTTCTGTGCGGTTCTTGTTCTTTCACAGTAAAAAAACTGATCAGCAACCTGCAGCTGAGTACGTACAGCACAACCATCTGCAAGTTGAAGCACGAGCGTTCATCATATAGCTTGCAGCTGCAAAGTGCAACATGATCCTAATTAATTGTAGCAAAACGGAATAGGTATACCACCATTGTAGAGACAATGTATTCACTGTATACAAAGCTGGCAGCTGATGAAGTAGGCATATGTCTAATATCTAGTTATATTACCTCATGATTCATGGTGAATTTGATGCCGCCTTGTAAGTGTAAATAACGAAAGAtttaactagtttaattaataaattggaGCAATTTAGATACCAATAGGGAAAAAGTAATGGAAACTTTCGGGAAAAGGAGTGTGTGGTTCGTAATTCCATCGCCTTTACACTAACAAGGCTGTCATGTCAAAATTTGAGCAACTTTTTCTCATTTCCCTACCTTTAAAGTCGACGGGCCGTCCAGAGCCTCCCTCCATATATTGCTATatactgtatatatatatgcactactctctttctctctctctctcctggtTTGCTGCTCTCGTCACTTGGATATTGCTTTCTCCCACATGGCCAAGTATAGGGCAAAGGTGCTCCTATTTGAAGCTCAAAAGCATAAAATGAGCGGCCCTTTTGAGTAGATAATGCCATATTTTACTTTTAATATGGCTTTATGAGAGAGTGCTTTACTTTAAGCAAAAGAAGAGCTAGAACaagaaaaaatttaattaaatattaccaACTATCTGAATGCATTTGTGTTCCCTGAACATATATATCAAAGCAGTTGATtgtgaaagaagagaaaagatcacaaaaccctaatttaagcTTTCACTTTGACACAAATCTAATGGCGTCCATACACAGATTAACAACTAGTACTTCTACAGTTATATGGACAtggcttttccttttcttttcttttctttccttctttctttttttctttaaaccAGGTTAACCGTTACTAGTGtttgggaggagagagagatagagagagaccgAGTTAGGGTGTATACTAAGTAATCGTAGATATTCCTCATCTCATTCAAACGCTCCTTTTTGTAGCAATGCATAGTGCTTGTGTTCAAATATTTGGTGGCTTTCCTTTTCTGTCTTTTTAGGCCAAGAAAGATAGAAGAAACTTTTTGACTGGGGAAAGAATAAGCTAAAGAATAAATAGTCGGAAGTTTTGGATTATCTATACCTGTATAAGCATTGTTTGGGTCCCTACCTCCCATATCATACAAACCCCATAGCATATATTTTTATGAGAAATTCTACGATctcctttaagaacaaggttatTGGAATCTTTGTTTTAACAAAATTACATTAAAATCGTCGATGTTTATAGTCCAATACACAATAATTGTGAGGTTATAAAATGATGTTGTTTATTACACTATCAACATTGATTATTACATCATGAGCATCTTGTTATAATACGTAAGTTACTATTAGCGAACGTCATGAAATTATCCattattgttattatatttGCAAGTTCTTTTTAAATATCGATTCAAATGATTAATTGGTAAATTGTTAACTCGTTCATTCTTCGAATTTACTTGTTAGCTATAAAACTATTTTTTGGGGGAAGTAAAAACATTGATTTATCAATAACCTAAGTAAAGGTAGAAGATGATTGAGGAATGAAAGGGCCGGAAGATCTCTCGTTTTTTGTGTGAGGATCTCTGTATGTTCAtatgttttagtttttaatgCGATTCCCATGTATTTTATAGTATTATTAGCTTAAACACCAGCCATGGTGAGTAGTGGTTTAGCTCTCCTTTCTATGTGTCGTGCTATGGAATAAGACCAACTAATCCGGTCACCAAAAAAGCTTACACAGTGCCCACAAAAAGATAAAAGTGTGACTGATCCAGCTGAAGCAGAAGAGTTTATTTGGTTTTAGATActggaaaattgaaaattttacatGGTACAGCTAATACATAATATATTGTCCATGAATTTTGTCTAGTTTTAGAAAATGGAAACCATAGAAGGACGTATATACAGTCTTCTGAAGAAGCTACACAGCTTTCTTTTATTAAATTCAAGTTTATTAACTGATGTTTGTTGGAAAAGTTATCAATTTAGGTTATTTTTATGCACaagagttttttttgtttttttgtttttttgtttttatgctttaagaTTTCTCATGTTTATGTCAGGATATGATCTTTGTAAATAAACCTCATGTAACTCGTAAGTACTGTTCAAAAAAGCGGCTTAGGTGCTAGAACGGAGGCaaggctattttttttattttggttttttaggtAAAAGGGATTGaagataatttttttgtaaaataaaaactctggacttttttttcttttaaaataactcTAAATACATAtttcattttatatatttattcaaTTGGAGcactttataatttatacatCTTCCTACGTTGCATTTATGTTCCCAAATACAAGTGTCTATATATAAGTATAACTGTGTAGAGTCAGTTATTTGCCATGGTTATTTTCTTGGTGATTTAATCATCAGGGGGTCATCATGTGGCTGTAAAACACCATATATGTCTTCTTTGTCAAATGTAACCGGAGC
Proteins encoded in this region:
- the LOC126592746 gene encoding protein TRANSPARENT TESTA 9-like isoform X5: MEYQVLSEFVRVLKISRNSRIEAPLLQYLSIMIQNMNSDISIYYCFSNDYINNIIGHKFEFGGDLALYYVSFLRAVGNKLNKDTLCLLLKVHGDAVASFPLYEEALKFAHHGDKMIQTAIRALNLSIYNASDDMVYQYITTPPVSRYFSDMVSSLSKKFFHLDALVHDAEMRTRQKKEEILLETDKIVDDLYYLKDILGIGESRLSRAVTENLLRILIVPILLPLLQMGQSNGSNLSAVTSFYTISCLLQVIGGKGIFNFVAEVILYPHMTSSVRDAVQRDSTESDGHAKSILSEMGIVSSSHETEGAENNSLLTDTVSIKRSGILAHIFSENHSLLLASLFLLFILAETKDLHPLLAQMTGLSGMQYMIDVDGSIGNLLWKHMDVILNALLKVLASQPPYSILIQWHTGWFLRKLLICQGKGLSDHNFQLFNTSYQQSRECLQKELDGCWFDHIPEAFRNEWANCKAALQEASQCKDPFFVLELDVSQQTTDGDATSYCAWQRMVDNVKVFILHLQLKSTISKGELLEEPLLDSSAIADSSNTHASNGASASFGSEVGLGSGISCRISFSKAGIRDIYLIPVAKKTSGKVILAEKHPFRSQRGIVLAIAPLAGLIPKIDEDHPTWLHLQIREFEPKLYKSRVRGHRSGKSNHVADGRWTLGFPNAKACEAARLSILEETRKQRSSVESVLAPLLQNSCLGNLSESEDE